CTTTGAAACTACGGCGGCCCCGTCGGTTGCGTTTGAAATGAATGCCAAGATCCTCGGCTACGATTACGGGGGCATCAGCGGAAATCTCGTTTCCTGAGGCTGAACGAAGATCAGTCATGCGTTACAACTCCTTCAACGCGCTGCCAATGGTTCGGCGGAAGACGAGCGAGCCGATCACAAGGAGCAACGCGGTCATGGCAACGGAGCCGGCCACGAGCATCCAGTTCAGCTGATCGGGGAAGAACCCGGCCCGGTACAACGAAAAAATACCGCTCAGGGGGTTAAGGGCTGCCCACGGCTGCAGGGCTTCCGGGAGGTCCGCGGTGCTGTAGATGATGGGGGATGCGTAAAACATGAACTTGAGGACCAGCTTGGCTGCCCGCTCAAGGTCGCGGAAAAAGACCACAAGGGGCGCGAGAATGAGTCCGAGCGCCACGCAGAGCGCCGTCTGCAGGATGATAGCAAGCGGGAAAAGCAGCAGGTTAATGTTCACCTGCGCGCCAGTTGCAACGGCGAAGACCGCGAGCACTGGGATGCTCAGCAAGAACTCGACGCCCTTCGACGCCACGATGCGATTGACCCAGATCGATCGGGGGAGTGCGACCGAACGAACGAGCTTCACATCCTTGAGGAAGGCCCGAGTGCTATCCGATACCGAACCGTTGAACCACACCCACGGCAACAGCGCCGTGAGCAAAAATACAATATATGGCTCTTCGCCAACTGACCGCTCAAAGACTTGGGTGAATACAAACCAGTAGATGAGCGACATGACGAGCGGGTCAAGGATCGACCAGAGGTAACCGAGCGCCGATGTTGAGTAGCGAACCTTGAGGTCGCGGCGCGTCAAGAGTGACAGCGGCCGCCAATAGGCGAGCCAACGTGACCGTGTGCCCCGTGCAACCGTGCTCTGCGCTGTCACAGGGTGCCTCGTCGAGGCATTGTCACCGCTGAGCAGCTCAGCTTCATGAATTGTTTCATCACTAGAGAATCCTAGACGGTCAGGCTGTGCGACGGGAGAACGCAAAAGGGCGATGCCTGCCACGAAGGATAGGCACCGCCCTTTTGGTGAAGAACGTGTCTGATTAGACGAAGAGGTTTGCGCGCTCGAGGTCTTCTGCGAAGTCAACCTCAACCGCGTAGAGGTCTGAGATATCCATTGGCTCCATGAGTACGCCGTTGTTGGCGATAGAAAGCTCAAGGCCACCCTCGAAGTAGTCGTCTTTGTGCACGACGCCAAGGTTGTGGATGAATGCTGCCTTGTCGCGTGACGAGATGTAGTTGATGCCAACTGCCTCGCCGAGAGCGCCCTTACGAACCGTCTTCGACAGCTCTTTAATGAAGCCCTCTGCGTCAACCGTGTACTTGACCTCTTCGTCGGAAACCGATGAGGTGTTGACCGTGACCATCGACTGGTCGCGAGCGATGATGGATGCGGCGCGCTTGAGAACGATCGGGTCGAAGACGACGTCGCCGTTCATCCAGAGAACGCCACCCTTGCTTGATGCCTTGAGGCCGCGCAGCAGACTCTTTGAGGTGTTGGTCTGGTCGTACTGTTCGTTGTAGACGAAGTTGAACTCAGGGAAGCGGTCAACGATGTATTCGGATTTGAACCCGACAACAGCCGTGATCGATACGTCGCGGCCAAAAGCCTCATAGATGTTGTCTCGCTGCTGCTGCATGATGGAGCGGCCGTCGTTGAGCTCGGTAAGAGGCTTGGGCAGGGCGCGGCCGAGGCGGCTACCTTTTCCTGCTGCAAGAATAATGACCTGAAGGCTCACGTTTCACTCCAATTAAGTACCATGTACGCCGCCTCAGAATAGGGCGACAAAATGACGAACAAATGCAAACACGCCTTCGTGCTCTCAAGAAGCCTATCGAAACAGTTGTTGAACGAACAGTGAAAACTGAACTTTGTAGCCATTTTGTGATAAAGGTGGCCTGTGAATCTGCGTCATATGGTCCATAGGGGCTGGCCGGTTTGATAGATTTGCTGAGTGACCTATGACTCCGCTATCCCGCCGTCTGACGACGCTTCAACGCCACAGAGCGATGACGCGTTCGAATCGAGCGAGCAGGGCCTTGCCAGTCGGCAAGACGCAGAATCATTTGAATTCACCGAGACCGATGGCGGCAGCGCTCGTCGTACTCGCTACCCCCGAAAACGCCCTGCACGACGCCGCGATGTGCTGCAGGACCAAGCCGAAAACACTGAGGCGATCATCGCAGATTCACACACCGAAGATACTTCGCTCGACGAACTTGAAGCCCTGTTTGGGGGAGACGACGAGCAAAACGTCGACGCGGATGAAGGCTCTAACGACCTGTCTGACCCGTCAGATTCCGTGTCAGTTGTCGAGGCAACCGACGTTAGGGCCGAGCTGAGTGACGACACAGTCATAATGCAGGCCGTTCGAGTTGAAGAGTCAGTGGAGACTCCGCACGAAAGTGCTGCCCCTGCCGCGCCTCAGGATCAGGCAGATGTTGCCCATTCCCTTCCGTCTATTGACCTTCCCGTCTACGACCGCACGGCTGAGCACCAGCCGATTCCAGAGGACGAAGCAGTCGCGCCGCGTGCCGAGGTCCCGTATTTTGACGCGCCAGCGAGAACCGTTGTTCCCGATGAAGATGTCGCGGCGGCCGTGCGTGCTGCCGCTGCGGACAACGAGCCCGAACGCATCGACGACGAAGAAGCGTTCGATAACTACGTCGACTCGTTGTTCCCGTCGAACCAGAGCAGCCCTGAAGCGAACGATGCTTACGGCGCAGTGCACGACGCGACAGGGCAGCAGCCCGAGTATCACTCACCGTTTATTGAGCCCGTTGAGCAATCTGTGCCCGTGGTCTTTGCCGAGCCTGCGGTTATCGACGATGTTGTCGCCGAGGATATCGCCGTTGAACAGCCCGTTGCAGCGGCATCGCCACGAGGCCGCCTCGACGTCGAGCG
The DNA window shown above is from Lysinibacter cavernae and carries:
- a CDS encoding ABC transporter ATP-binding protein → MTYDSAIPPSDDASTPQSDDAFESSEQGLASRQDAESFEFTETDGGSARRTRYPRKRPARRRDVLQDQAENTEAIIADSHTEDTSLDELEALFGGDDEQNVDADEGSNDLSDPSDSVSVVEATDVRAELSDDTVIMQAVRVEESVETPHESAAPAAPQDQADVAHSLPSIDLPVYDRTAEHQPIPEDEAVAPRAEVPYFDAPARTVVPDEDVAAAVRAAAADNEPERIDDEEAFDNYVDSLFPSNQSSPEANDAYGAVHDATGQQPEYHSPFIEPVEQSVPVVFAEPAVIDDVVAEDIAVEQPVAAASPRGRLDVEREDPNTSVQRARDRIPVIQTNPVVLSTQGLSKRFGATIAVNDINLQVRAGSFYGFVGPNGAGKTTTLSMVTGLLKPTAGSVVIQGADMWSSSADAKRLVGALPDRLRLFDRLTGAQLLFYSGVLHGLDEATVNQRATELSAALGLENALGRLVSDYSAGMQKKIALATAMIHSPRILVLDEPFESIDPVSAATVTDILEKFVAGGGSVLISSHSIDLIQRVCDHVAVIVQGNVVAAGTVDEVRDGITLEERFTELTGATDTTEGLEWLHGFSG
- a CDS encoding NTP transferase domain-containing protein, which encodes MSLQVIILAAGKGSRLGRALPKPLTELNDGRSIMQQQRDNIYEAFGRDVSITAVVGFKSEYIVDRFPEFNFVYNEQYDQTNTSKSLLRGLKASSKGGVLWMNGDVVFDPIVLKRAASIIARDQSMVTVNTSSVSDEEVKYTVDAEGFIKELSKTVRKGALGEAVGINYISSRDKAAFIHNLGVVHKDDYFEGGLELSIANNGVLMEPMDISDLYAVEVDFAEDLERANLFV
- a CDS encoding ABC transporter permease, coding for MTAQSTVARGTRSRWLAYWRPLSLLTRRDLKVRYSTSALGYLWSILDPLVMSLIYWFVFTQVFERSVGEEPYIVFLLTALLPWVWFNGSVSDSTRAFLKDVKLVRSVALPRSIWVNRIVASKGVEFLLSIPVLAVFAVATGAQVNINLLLFPLAIILQTALCVALGLILAPLVVFFRDLERAAKLVLKFMFYASPIIYSTADLPEALQPWAALNPLSGIFSLYRAGFFPDQLNWMLVAGSVAMTALLLVIGSLVFRRTIGSALKEL